GACACTTTATCCACATCTTCAGCATATTTAGAATCACCATTTAACCTAACACATAAGTCTTTGGATTCATCAGTTTGGGGTTTGAAAGTTTTGAAACTAGAGCACTCTGAGTAGCCTCTTTGAATAGAAAAACCAAACCACAACATCAATATGAGCTGGTAATAAATTATAATGAGCTTGAATATGGATTCCCCAACATGCAGCATGTTTCACACGTTGTGGGAGACATCAGTGGCGCCTGACAGTGTTTCCACATTGAGCCTGGCTGAAACATGAGGCAAACAGAAGGAATTTCCACATCGGAGCATGTTTATTGGAGCTTGTTTACAAATTCACAAAAAGTCATAGAGTGCACAAAGAAGAGTGGGTAACTTGATTGAGAACATGGACAACCCATTACAATGCTCAATAAAGGGCTTTCGTAAGCTATGCTGTGAAGTGCTTTCATATTGGTGTTCAGCATTTTGTGCAATttacaaatttaaaagaaatgacAAAGGTGGTGGCTAAATTGGGTAGCCATCCATTATTAGCTTTAAATTAAGCATACAGGATTCAGAAATAAAGGATAATATTTCCCCTGCAATTCTGAGAAAAGACGATGTAGTACTTATTGTGCTGCAGCACAGACAATGTTAGCAAAGATTTCCCATAAAAGGCGTACATTGTTTATTTACCTAACCCGTGGTACCACTGCAGTTATTCCCCAACTCTCCACAGAGcggattattttgttttaatccaGCTCAGAATGCCCCTGCACAGCACGCAACAGTCCTTCGTCATCATAACAGGCCAGGTATCGACACAGAGGCCCCTGTTTACCTCCATAGGGCAGAAGGATTATGAGCACAAGCTTTGATGTCAGATTTACAGACAGTAGTGGAGCAAAGCTAAAGCTTCTCACAGTTATTAGGTTATCCAAGTCAATTTCTCTACCAGacattaaaaatgacaaaagcagaagaaaagaaacatttattccAAAATTTTAATCATCTGTATTTAGTTGCTCAGCTAAACTCAGTGGATatcttgaaaaaaacaaaatctcacTGGTGCTTTTAGAAAACTGTATGTTAAGAAATTTCCATTTTGCTAACAATTAATGAGCATTTGCTTTAATTCCCTGTTAGCGCACCAGTTAATGCTGCTCCATTATTTATTATCTGCTTTTACAGTCAGATTTAATCTATTGTCCTTGCAACTGCTCAGAAGAAATACAAAGAATGCACTCACTGCTGTTTATGTGTGGATTTTACCGCAGTGCTGCCACTGTTGGTCAATGCTTTTAGATTATCTGATAATTTCCCTCTTGGTCTATGCCAAAGACGCCACCATCCTCTGTCTGTTAATACTGTCAATGTGTTTCTCTATTGACATAATCAGGCTAAGTAGTGCTGATGCAATGACATTTGCAGTAATAGGAGACCGATAATCCTCACACAATTGCCTTTCTGCTTTTGCACTATAAGGGAGACCATGGGGAACACACCATGGGTCTGCAGAAAATCTACCTCTTACTGAGTGACCGTGGACATGATAGCCCAGCCCTTACTCTTTAACTTGCATTACCCTGTGGAAAATGGGAGTCCTGCAGGATCAAGCTATGTGTGCTGACTTGGTGGAAAGAGAGCAGGAGGCCCAGCTGAAATAAAAGCAGCAAGAGCTCTCTCAAGTGGTTAAAAATGAAACTTCTCTCAGCTCAGCAATCAAGCCTTTATTTCTCACAGATTTTTTTCATCTAAGAAAGTAACAATTCTGTCTAAAggatttaacttaaaaaaaatataaaagaagtCTCTGTGGGataaaaagaaatgcagaagtAGAAGAACAGGCATTTAAATCCAGAGCCCCAATTGCAAGTATTtgaatcattatttttttttgtttctttcttcagGGTCTGCGCTACAGCCATtctaatcaaaataaaatgatataaattAATTAAGTACCAAATCTAACCTTTAATTTAAGCATATTTAAACCAACATTCAAAGAAGTTGGAGACAGATCATTTTGtccaaaatgtggaaaaaccaCTATATAATCTGCAAACTCTTTGCAGCCAATGCCCTAAATGCTTAAACCATAAACAGCACATGCTTTAAATTTTTCTCCCAGTCACTGCAACCACTTCAATCAGTGACATTCCACCTCTTTACCCTAAAACAATCTTTGGTCACTTTAACAACAGGAAAATACTCCCTATTAATATAATGTTATCAGAGAGTTTCTGGAATCTGTGCACATACAAAACTCTTATATACTTCTGCATGCATACCATTTCCTTGATCAGCAGTGAATTGAAAATGCTAGTGTGCCAGTTCTACTGGCAGCTATTTAAGCTCAAGCTATCGTGAGATATTCTTGCTTTAGATTTTATTTCATCAGTCTACAGCAGACTCTAATTCCAGAACTCTAATTCTGtattttttggtattttttttcataaactTTAGCCTGACCTTTCTGTTGTGAGGTCTCCCAGAGGTAGTCTGTCTCTGTGGCTCAGGTCATGAGATCTCTTGTTGATCACTAATAAATAGGCAAATACGCCTACATCATGTAGAGCCTACAGTAGCTATTGCCTTGCAGCCACAATAGTTCACACCATGCATGattttgttcatttcatttcatttttaatacatTAGCTAAAGGGTAAAACTATTCTTTGAATAGAAGCATGCAGCAAAATCCTATACTCCTAGTTGATAATAATTATTTCAGTATAATGCAGCATAACAAGAATATCAGAAAGAAGTGTTTAGCTACAGACCTCAACTCTGAATGCCACAGGATCTGTGTGCCAATTGAAACAGCCACATCATTTGAGTAGAGTAAGATTCACAAAGCTAAAAATGAACCAAAAATGCAGTTCATAATAACCGAGGACCCCCTATCAAGACAAACATTGTGTTTCAGCTACTACAGTTCAATGTCAGATCTGCCTTATCCTTTTAAAGGTACCAGAAACTCATACCTCCACAATCTCCCTCTTGTTCCAGATCACTGCTGTCAGTAATTGGAAACAACTGGAAAAGGCTTTGAGCTGGAACCATTTTCATCTCTGGGACTCACTTACAGACATTTGTGGAGATACTTGCAGTTACTTTCTAAGCCAATGAGAACCTTGACAAGCCACAGTGTTTCCATGTTTGATCATCTGGGTTTGATCACTCTCACCTGTACTTCTGTTGGCTTCTGTTGGTTTCCCGAAGTGGCAGTATCTCTTATTCCCTGCTGCCGTTATCACCCATTTACAACACAACAGCACCTCTATTTGAAGCTATTACTTTTGGTCTCCCTATACCCGAGTCTGCTCAGTGCTCTTCATTTCACCAATGACAGTAGCAGTGACATTCTTTTGATACTGTAATTGTTTTCCTGCCGGATGGGTATGACCGTTGGTGAACAAGGATGTGCACTAcatattttttccacttttaagAGCTGAGTGTCCCTGATTTGATCTGATTTtagacaaaatgaaaaatgtgcttCTTATGCTTGATTATCACcttttttatttggcttttAATCTGGCTAAATAGTCTGCCCATAGTTATCACAGGTTGTTTAGATGTCACAGGTAAATTACTCATTTACAGGAATTCAGATAGAAAAACAGAGACATCAACTCTGAGACATTTCCAAAGGTAAATTCAAAATCAAAGAGCATACAACTggcaataagagtatttgtaacTGAATCAATCATTTGGTGGTAACCCTAACCTTAggttttgtctttaaaaaaaggtGAATAGTTTGTGATGTGCCAGTTAActattttctttgttccttttgcAAAGAACTGAGAAAACAGGTGTGACTTTCAGCACTCTTTAAGGCTGTAGTACATTTTTATGAACACACTACAAACTAGAGTTCACTCTTATCAGGTGTGTATCTCAAACTGTGGTGAATTCCAGTTTCACTTCAGCAGTAAGTTCAACTACACCACTCAGTACTGCTGTCTATCAGATGTACATGTACTGGAGCAGCACAGAGAACTGGATGAATCTAACCACAGAGCTGTAAgtcaaaataacaataaaagatCGAGATCAAGTTAGTTTTATGTGTTCAAAGCTTATTCATGTTTATCAATAACAGATATGGTTTGGCTTTAATTTGTCTGTACATTTTTTGACTTAGCTACATTTCAACAAAGGGGTTTGATCATAGCTGATGAAGCTTCAGTATCCTCTTTGCAACTTTGTATTTGTAGGACTGACTATAACAGTTAACATATCACGTCATGACACTTCTTTAAGATAATTACTGTTATCAGCCCTGATAAATCCACTGAATCTCTTGGGAGAGTGGGTAAATGGGCATGGCTTGAGGCCAATATGACAGTCAAAAACAGAACTGAGCAtgcaaaataaagtttaaattgCACATTTTAAACAACTGCACCACGTTTCTCCCCTCCCCTCGCTGAACATTTCTATTTCTGTAGAGTGCGTTAATATCTCCCACATAGCAGCTCCATTGAGCATGTCAGTAGAAAACAATTCaatagcagaaatattacactGTTTCAAATAGAAAGTTCTCTGTTATCACATGCCCATAATAATTATATACATCTTATACACCGTATAGGTttcaaatatttgcatttgtctTCTTTATTATCAGTAATGTAGTAATCAGCCCCAGATGGTACCAGTgttgggaataacggcgttacaagtaacggcgttacttttttcagtaacgagtaatctaactaattactattcctatcgttacaacgccgttacagttactaacaaggaaacgcggtccgttactatttttcaacaaacagacggttgaaactgtgttcagcttaccgcatcttatatcagctgcacggaagtagctgtaagtaatctggacgctacagttttaagcagctgcgcgctcccgcggacggtaatcacgatcgctgtctagcacaacacctggagctcagggggcaaaacaatcgagtgttgctgtttgactgaggaagaataaagtagtcgtggtaagtcaatcacgtgaccacttaaagacaaagcaacaaggtgatatataccagtttttaaattgtgtcgataggccacgtaaaaccagagtcgtgATAAATaagatatacgcggcgttttttcctcaatagtttcgccacgttagcgtcagcaagcactctctgcttatgagcaaaaaaccaaaacaaaactggggaagttttaggagtgacggcgagagaaagagagagagagagagagcaggaaaagagagagagcgagttttgagatgtgagatttgtgacatttagcgtgtttggagtgtgtagttaatgtgttgtcttgtgtagttagtgtgtagtgttgtggatagtcttgtgttgtgtgttagaacaatgaggcgactgctgtctccaggtagaaacagaggtgatacacctgctgctgtcaggctgtgatgttctcctttatagtggacacaaaatatttttttggagtggcacaaataatttgtgtggcatcttattgaagaacagctgattgttctgtaaatagtttgaaatggttatttaaaaaatcaaggtaaatggatgcaaataaatttgttgtttgcaaaacttgtgcataggatcttaaaattgacaattaatatttgcatttgaagttatgaaatatgattcattaaacatgtttgtggttgttacagtaaaaatataactttttctactctgattttatggtttttgtctgattttagataaattctggttatacagtatgacaaaatgagaacataactgtaaattcaggcacgcgaggttgtgctaaaaagaatgataccaaacaaggcaaagtaaatagttttaaaggtaaaatgtggagggaaaatcaagagtagtaaaaaatggccaatcataccctggaccccaggggttaaactttctttttttttgttttttaaagtaacataatagttacttttccaagtaattaattacttttagaatattgtaactcagttactaactcagttacttttttgaagaagtaactagtaactataattgaattactttttcaaagtaacttgcccaacactggatGGTACATATCAAGCCCTATAGTATCGTTTAACATCAACAGCAGAAATTTGGTGTACTTTGCAATATAAACTATCATTTCcaatattgtaaataaaacatagcaaataaaaaaaaacattagtgGTTTGTGACCCCCTTCGATCAAAGCAATATCTTTTTGAAAACCTTTGTCGCAGTATGAACAGTGTAACCAATGGGAGATTTTGCCTGCTCACAGAGTTTCATGTGAATACATTTTTCAATGTTTCACAAAGAGAAGCAGCAGAGATAAAAGGAAAATATTCATTCTGCACAGTAATAAATTACCATAACTTTATCCAACcctgactgatttttttctatcctgctaaatatttaatattttgtatACACTtaatgtgaataaaataaatcaaaaaatggaaaaactcaCTTGATTGCAATATTTAGTACAGCACAGTTTAACCCATTTTTATCATAGAAGTCTAATTAAAGTTATCCACATTTCAAATAATCTTGTACATTTTTCTCCAAAAGAGTTAagataatatatacatttgAATTTGCAGCATACAGGAACAATTTGGTAACTAGACATCAAAATTGGCCTCCATCACGCCGCTGTCTCTGGCTGTAGAACAGCATGGAAAAATCCATGTAGTTCTATAATAAGCAaaagccaatcagaaaaaattCAGACTATGTGAAAGAAAGTAGCAGTATGCATCTGCCTCATCAATAGTTGCCCAAAGCAttacaaactttgtttttttctggatgTCAGAGTCATGTGTTCTTTTCCCACTACTCCTACACCTAAGGTCATAATATCAAAACTAACTGTGGTAAGTTGATGAAACTAACACATCACATGGTTAAATAGTTCTTCTAAAAGTTGAAATAGGTTTTGTTTGCATAGGATTTCTATAAAATTGGTGAAATTTGAGGAATGAAAAATGGCGCCACCATATTAGATCATACCTAAAACTACAGCAAATGATGGTAGGCCCATTTTCAACATATGCCATGTGCATTTATTAAGCCATACTTAGGGCTAAACTGTAGGAAAGTAATGAAATGAGAAATGTAACTAATTTTTGGACATTTTCAAGCAATAAATAGTGAAAGGTGTGATTTTGCTCCTTTTTATGACCTTATTAGTTTATATTATACTGATATGAcagataatattttattttatttaacctttatttaaccaggaatgtcccattgagattaaaaactttttttcaagggagtcctggccaagaggcagcacatttccaaacaataTACTTTATTATACTTAATAtagttcatttttttctgagttttaataaagcaaaaatTTGTCTAGTAATTCAGTTTTTAGTAAGTATAAGTATTTAGTTTAATATTTGCCTTCTTAGATCATTTATAGAAAGAGGGATTATCAAGTGTTAATGAGTGAGGCCCAAAGTGCAGAGATGCAGATTGAATTTAAAAAGACAAGCAGTTTATTTGTGCTAATGAGTAGTCATATATGCAAACAcctgggaacacagctgaaactgACTGCAGAAACAAGACTGggaaagtaaaactaaacactaaACACATGGAACCACtaccagaaaaataaaacaagaagtcACTAACACAGAGACGAGGACTGAACACAAGACAAGACAGAGGAGACCGGAAGGAAAGAGAGACTAACAAACCTGAAGACTAGAGGCgcaaataataaaacaacaggaaaacatATAATCAATCAAAGAGGTAATGAAATTCAtgaacacaaggaaacacaaaaaactataaaaaaaaaatacaaatataatccACTTTCAAAACTAAAAGAAATTATAAACCAACCAAAACTCCAAACTCTGTGTCATTGGCCCACGCTGCTGTTGTGTCAGTACATTAAGTACCACAGATTAGCAGAGTTTGTATTTGGATGTCTACACATGctcagtttagtatttctgaaaGCCCTTTGATGACAATTATAAATGTTGAGAAGATCAGAACTGTGGTAAAACTTGTGTGCCCCAATGTGGGTACATGTGGTTGAAGGATCATCACTGTGGTACCAGCCTGTAGTACAAGTGAAGGTTCTGGGAAACTTTCGGTTGTACCACTTTACAGCAACTTTACCAAGTACCTAGACTGGACTGGtacttatatagtgcttttgtTACTCTAACTGAACACTGAGAGTTCTTTTTACCTTATCATCTACACATTTATAGAGTGCTTCAATTCTATGCCTAAGCATCTTGTTTAACATTTATAGACTCGCATAAATGCATCAGGGGCTATTCAGGGGATATAATCTTTTGCAAGGATGCTTCAATATGCAAACTGGAAGGGACGGGGTCAAAACACCAACCGATTAGCAGACAACCCACTGTACTTCTTGAGTCACACCCACCACAAACATGTATTGGAACATGTTGAAACTGCACTAAATGCAAACATTTACATAACTTCTTTACATAAAAAATGAGTTATTATGCAATTGTTTTATTTCTCTAGGCTGTAATTTGAGATATACTAAGAGAAGTACTAAAATAAAGCATAAATCATAtgataaaagcagcacaaagcaGCAGCAATGATATTAAAAATCACATACAATAAAGCaacattttttctttagagGTATAAGAGCTCAGTTACCTGTAGAGAGCACAAGGATAGTGATGAACAGAACCATCATAGATATTTTTACTGATGGTTCTCAGTTTTCAAATACGCAAGTTGATCAATGTGTATATATACTTTTGGTGCAGATATTGCTAAGTGCAGGAATGATAGGCAACTATAGCTTCTGATCTGTGTGGTTGCAGCATcatcttccttccttcctgtaTTACTGTGTTTTTAATACCACAAACAATGTGTCTATGCAAGTGTCTCATATTTTTTACAtgagttttttttctgggtttttgAGACTAAAATCAAATCATCAGTGGGATTTGATTTTCCTGAAAAAATTGAATAAATTGAATAAAATGAACAGTAAATTTTGGGGCGATAAATTGTTCAAAAATTTAGCAAACCAAAGGTAGATAAAAGCACCCAGTATTTGTtgtaattgttattattttatgatAAAGTCCTATGGCCAGCCACTTTATTAAATAAATCCTGGTCACTTAATTTGGCGCACCTGTGTGCATTCACCtgtggccactttattaggtacacctatgGCCTTATAAAGTAGCCCCTTTGCCACCCATGGCAACAGTTTGTGCGGTTAATAAAATAGCCCACCATGGATAGAGTATGCTTATGGGTAAATctaacaagcaaacaaaaactatcATATAAAACATTTCTAGGGTTATTCTATACTCCTTCTACCAATACAACAAGAGTCAAATGAAGCCAGGCCAACTGTATTTGTATAATACTATTCAAACATAGCAAGAGTGTTTTAGAGAGGGAATGAAAGAGACACTAACATGTAAAAAATATGTGAACGTGTCATGATATAAAGCAAACACATACAATCATGATAAAAATGAATCTTGATAAGATACGAACTGTAATAAAAGTGAACAATAAGAGTTTTTCCAATGTTCACAGATCTCTAGTTTATTCTGGTGTGCTTATGTCTGTGCTGTGCAGTATGCAGTTTTTACTGGCCTGCATTTTTTAGTTAACAAGATGCAGATGTATTTAGTGCCAGAAAATCTCAAAGTCCACCTCTGCTTCCGCCCCCTTCTCTGATTGGCTGGTAGAAATGGCAAAAGTTAGGGGAGGAAGAAATCTCTGTCCCACTGTAATTTCGgtggaatgattttttttcctgttttgccaTCTTTCTCTGCTTGCTTTGCAGACGCCAGTAAGACGGTAAGATGGCCTCGGCACATGACAGAGCTGTACTCCAGGCTATATTCAACCCCACCACCCCCTTGGGAGACATTCCTGGCCTAAACCAAGAGGAGGAATTAATTGATGATGGTGAGCATGAGCTTCTGACTGGTGTGTCTCAACATATCATGTCACAGTATATTGAATTTATTTGAACACATTCCATTTCTGGGCTGCGAAAAACATGACATTGTAATCCAAACTGATTTCCGAGTgacatttctctgttttcctgtcAATTGAGTTTGAGTCCTTTTTCAACCTGTTTATCTCCTCCTGCCAGACAGTGGCTTTGACAGAGAGTTGCTGAAGCAAGTGAAAGAGCTGGAGATGCGGGGtgtctcagcagcagagactgGGGATTTACAAACTGCGCTTCAGCTGTTCAGCCAGGCAATCCAGATCCTTCCTCGGCGAGCCTCTGCCTATAACAACCGGGCACAGGCCCTGCGGCTGAAGGGGGACACAGCAGGTACGTGCAACAAATTCAATAATAACCCTTTCCAGAGATGCCATGGTGTGCCAACTTATCAGACTGCCGAGTCTAAGGCCAGCGTGAATACCGGAGCTTTGTCTAGCTGATGCACTTTGTCAACAGCGATGGTGCTCTGAGATAGTGTTGTGTTTGGTTGCTTTTACCTGCTGCCTGACATAAGAAGGGCAGGTTTGTAGGCAAAAATAACAGTCCTTGACTCACTAACAAAACTGACTAGCACTAATGACTAGCATGTCACTAGCAAAACTAACTGCAGATTCTAAAAGAACGTCTATTCATCTGAAAGTCATTGTTAAGTGTTGTTGAACCAGTAGAACAAGGATATTATTAATACATATAAAGCTTTTGAATGGATAATGCTCAGTTATGAGCAGTTTACTTGAGTATGACTTTTTTCGGTTTTTCCTCATTATTTGATTTCC
The genomic region above belongs to Oreochromis aureus strain Israel breed Guangdong linkage group 14, ZZ_aureus, whole genome shotgun sequence and contains:
- the ttc36 gene encoding tetratricopeptide repeat protein 36, whose translation is MASAHDRAVLQAIFNPTTPLGDIPGLNQEEELIDDDSGFDRELLKQVKELEMRGVSAAETGDLQTALQLFSQAIQILPRRASAYNNRAQALRLKGDTAGALGDLDQAIALSGSTGRTACQALVQRGLLHRLACQNDEARADFEKAAALGSEFARQQAVVLNPYAALCNKMLSEVINKLRNPETSDMQ